GGGGCGGTGGCGGCGCTGCCAGTGTTCCTGATCTGGATTTACCTGTCGTGGACCATCATTCTGGCGGGGGCGGTGCTGACGGCGACCCTGCCCGAGTGGCGCCGCCCGCAGGCGGTGCGCCGGTGGCGGCGCCGGCGCTCGGACGAGGCGTAAGTCAGGTATTCAGGATATCGAAACTGAACTGCTCGAATGAGTGACTGGCCTCGATGAGCCGGGTGGGCGCGACGTGGTACAGGCGGCAACCGTTGTCCATGAACACCCCAGTGTCAGGCTTGAACACCCCGCGGTGGGTGACGAGGGTTTGCGGCTGTTTGAGTGGTTTGATTTCCGGCAGCAGCAGCGCCGGCAGAAAATCGCTCTCCTTCCCGTCCGCAGTCACGGTCTTGATCACCACCGGATCGGCGCTGGGGGCGAGGTGCTGGATGCCGATCTCGATGTTCGAAGTGCCGGTGCTGCGGACCCAGCGGATGACGCCCACGCTCCACGGGCTGCCTTCCCCCGGTGTGCGCGTGATCAGGAGATCGCCGACCTGGATGTGCAGCTGGATCAGGCCGGCTTTGGAAAGCGACAGCCCGCCGGCGCTCTCGTCGTGCACGTCCCAGGTGGATAATTCCCGTCCGGGGATCTGGATATCCTTGTGTCTGATGCTCTCGGACGCGAGCTGGGTGCGTTGCGGCACCGGGCCCACGAAGGTCGAGCTGACGACGAATTTTTTTCCGCCATTGATCCAGTAATTGATCCGGTCCATGCCGATGGCGATTTCCACCTGGCGGTCGGTTGCCTGGCTGCGGCGGAAGGACCGTTGCGGGTTCACGCCCCAGGCACTGACCAGCCGCCGCAGCAGGTCCTGACCGCATTCCCGGAAAAAATTTTCCCGCAATCCCTCGGCTGGCGGCATATCGCCATTGGCAAGTTGCGTCAGATGCAGGTGCGCCTGGCGCGCCAGCTCGATCGTGTTCAGGATGTGATATCGCTGCGGGTCCTCCGGCACGGTGCCGGCGGTGTAGGCGATACCGGCATGGTCGTTGTCCCGGTCGATGAGGAACTGGCAGGTGGGATGATAGGCGCTGGTGGCCGCGGTCAGTTGCGCCAGCGGCGCCCAGCGGTCGAGATAATGGTGCGTCCAATCCACCATGCGCGGCGGCAGATGGTAAGGATCGCTGAAGTCGAGCAGCAACGCCTGCTTGTAGGCATGGCTCACGCTGCATGTTGGCAGCGTCTTGTTGAAGGCATCCTCGACGCCGGTTTCGCCGAGCCCCAGATTCTCCGCGTGCATGTACAGCGCGTGGATTTCCTTCCAGGTCCCCTGTGGACAGGGTGAATAGGTCTGGTAGGAAACCGCGAGCGCGCCGGTCAGACAGCGGATCGCGCGTTGGATGGCCAGCGCCTGGAGCGCTGGCTCGTGCGCGCCGGGCGCGGACGACAGGCCGAGCACGATGCGCTTGTAGCCGTTCGCGAGTTCCAGCTGGAACTGGCGGTTCTGTTCGGCCACGCTCTTGTGCTTCTCGGAAAGCGGCAGCGGCAGGCCGATGTATTGCTTGGTGAATTCCAGCGCCAGTTGGCTGACCGGATAGCGAAACAGCTCCAGCAGTTCCAGCCGCAGTTTGGGATCGTAATCGACGCGGTTGTGCAACGAGAGCGTGGTGAACAGCCGGCGGCCGGTCTCGGCGACGTTCAGCAGCGGCAGCTCGTCGAGCCACTTCCTGAGCTTGTGCGGCTGCAATTCGATTTCGCCGGCGCTGCGCTCGGCCAGGTTCGGTACGGCCAGGGTCAGGGACATGCGGCGTCGAAATGGCGTGGGGTTGGCATCTACCCCGAAGTGTAGACGCCGTCCCGGTGGCGCACCATTTCGGCACCGTGGCCGGAATGCCGGGTTTTTTAGCGGCGCGGAGGGGTGATATTGCCGTCGATGGCGGCGCGCTCGACCAGGCGGTCGAAATCGGCGGTGCTCATCAGCCCCTTCTCCGCGACGATGTCGCGCACCGGCCGTCCGCTGCGTTCGGATTCCTTGGCCACCTCGGCGGCGGCGGCATAACCGATGGAGGTGTTGAGCAGGGTGGCCAGCCCCACGCTGGTGTGCGCCAGCTCGCGGCAGCGTTTGCGGTCCACCTTGAGGCCGTGCAGGCCTTTCACGGTCGCGGCGTTGATGGCTTGCGTGAGCCAATCCATGGCGTCGAACAGCGCCGAGCCCAGCGCCGGCATCATGACGTTCAGCTCCAGTTGTCCCGCCTGGGTCATCATGGCGATGGCGTGATCCTGTCCGAGCACCTGATAGCACACCTGGTTCAGCATCTCGAACATCACCGGGTTGACCTTGCCCGGCATGATCGAGGAACCCGGCTGCACCGCCGGCAGTTCGATTTCGGCAAAGCCGGTGCGCGGGCCGGAGGCGAGCAGGCGCATGTCGTTGCTGATGCGTGTCAATTCCAGCGCGAGCGCGCGGATGGCGCCGGACAGTTGTTGCAGGTCGTGCATGGATTGCATCTGCGCCGCGAGATCATCGGCGGCGCGGACCGGATCGCCGGTCAGGCGCGCCAGTTCCCCGGCGATATGCACGGCGTAGCCGGGAACGGTGTTGAGCCCGGTGCCGGCGGCGGAGCCGCCGAGTCCGGTTTCGCACAGCAGCGGAATGGTCGCGCGCAATTGATGCGCGCTGCGGCGCAGGATCCAGGCATAGGCGCCGAACTCGCGCCCGAGCGTGGTCGGCACGGCGTCTTGCAGATGCGTGCGCCCGCTCTTGACGGTGCCGGCTTCGTTGCGCGCGATGGCCTCGTATTCGTCGGCCATGCGATTGACGGCCTCCAGCAGGCGCGGCATCTTGGCCAGCGCCGCCAGGCGAATCGCCGTCGGGATGGTGTCATTGGTGCTTTGCCCCATGTTCACGTGATCATTGGGGTTGACCGGTTTGTATTCGCCCTGCTTGCCGCCGAGCGCGACGTTCGCCAGGTTGGCAATCACCTCGTTGGTGTTCATGTTGTGCGAGGTGCCGGCGCCGGCCTGGAAACGGTCCACCACGAACTCCGCTTGGTATTGGCCGGCGATGATGGCGTCGGCGGCCTCGACGATGGCTTGGGCCAGGCGCGGTTCCAGCGCCCCGGCCGACTGGTTGACCGCCGCCGCCGCACGCTTGATGCGGGCATGCGCGATAATGAAGTCGGCATCGGGCTGGCGCCCGGAAATCGGGAAGTTTTCCACTGCCCGCGCCGTCTGTATGCCATACCAGGCGTCGTGCGGGACCGGGTATTCACCCAGTGTGTCTTTTTCGGTGCGGAATTTTTGGCTCATGGCGCACTCCAATTAGTAGCCGGATTATAGGGTTGGCGTCGCCGGAATGCATCCGAAGCGGTTTATCTATATATGATGTCGTATCAAGAGGAGGCTAACGTGTTTCAGCGTATCAGCAGGTGGTTGGTCGTGGCGTTATTGGCAGCCCCGGCGCTGGTGCTGGCGACCGGTCCGGACATCAAGCTCCAGGACGTCGAGGGCAAGGAGCACAACGTCAATGAATACATCGGCCAGGGAAAATGGACTGTCGTGGCGGTCTGGTCCGCCGACTGCCCGATCTGCCGGCGCGATATCTATCATATGACCTTCTTTTACGATGAGCATCGGAAGAAAAATGCCACCGTGCTGGGCTTGTCCGTGGACGGTATCGGCAACCGGGACAAGGCCAAAGGGTTTATCGAGGCCCAGAGCCTGAATTTTCCGAACCTCATCGGCGAGCCGGAGGACGCCAGCCGCCTGAGCGGCGCCATGTTCATTGGCACGCCGACTTATTATTTCTTTTCCCCGGAGGGCAAGTTCATGACCCAGCGCATCGGACCGGTGACGCAGCAGCAGGCGGAGCAGATCCTCCTCGACCTCGAAAAGCAGAAAAAGCTCTAAAAATAGTTTTTACCGCCAAGACGCCAAGAACGCCAAGATTTCTTGTTTATTCGAAGTTTTTTCTTG
The DNA window shown above is from Sulfuricaulis limicola and carries:
- a CDS encoding aspartate ammonia-lyase, encoding MSQKFRTEKDTLGEYPVPHDAWYGIQTARAVENFPISGRQPDADFIIAHARIKRAAAAVNQSAGALEPRLAQAIVEAADAIIAGQYQAEFVVDRFQAGAGTSHNMNTNEVIANLANVALGGKQGEYKPVNPNDHVNMGQSTNDTIPTAIRLAALAKMPRLLEAVNRMADEYEAIARNEAGTVKSGRTHLQDAVPTTLGREFGAYAWILRRSAHQLRATIPLLCETGLGGSAAGTGLNTVPGYAVHIAGELARLTGDPVRAADDLAAQMQSMHDLQQLSGAIRALALELTRISNDMRLLASGPRTGFAEIELPAVQPGSSIMPGKVNPVMFEMLNQVCYQVLGQDHAIAMMTQAGQLELNVMMPALGSALFDAMDWLTQAINAATVKGLHGLKVDRKRCRELAHTSVGLATLLNTSIGYAAAAEVAKESERSGRPVRDIVAEKGLMSTADFDRLVERAAIDGNITPPRR
- a CDS encoding peroxiredoxin family protein, whose amino-acid sequence is MFQRISRWLVVALLAAPALVLATGPDIKLQDVEGKEHNVNEYIGQGKWTVVAVWSADCPICRRDIYHMTFFYDEHRKKNATVLGLSVDGIGNRDKAKGFIEAQSLNFPNLIGEPEDASRLSGAMFIGTPTYYFFSPEGKFMTQRIGPVTQQQAEQILLDLEKQKKL